The following proteins are co-located in the Candidatus Methylomirabilota bacterium genome:
- a CDS encoding PilZ domain-containing protein — MSKNLHIRKPPRFRISGVTAAVTTLQEADVLDLSLEGALVEHQDMLPLGSPCFLQLGIAGETLTIRCHVVHSRVSRRELGGALYYQTGLEFLDLPPESEQSLGALIRSYGVRVDDGSRSPDND; from the coding sequence ATGTCCAAGAACCTTCATATTCGTAAGCCTCCCCGTTTCCGTATCTCCGGGGTCACGGCGGCCGTTACCACCCTCCAAGAGGCTGACGTGCTTGATCTAAGCCTCGAGGGAGCACTCGTGGAACATCAGGACATGCTCCCCCTAGGGAGTCCCTGTTTCCTCCAACTTGGGATCGCGGGGGAGACGTTGACGATCCGGTGTCACGTCGTGCACAGCCGGGTCAGCCGGAGAGAACTAGGAGGGGCGCTATATTATCAGACCGGGCTGGAATTCCTCGACCTTCCCCCCGAGTCAGAGCAATCCCTCGGTGCCCTCATCCGCTCGTACGGGGTCCGCGTAGATGATGGAAGTCGGAGCCCCGA